In one window of Gloeocapsopsis sp. IPPAS B-1203 DNA:
- a CDS encoding type I polyketide synthase: MKLTQKQAPKIAITGMSLIAGSCLDLDSFERTIYEGNQNFIELPQNRWQGKIDFLQEYQEHNKQASVGGYLPESVIDFQQNQQLSDEIEELSPQELLMLKVADSALKDAAIKEGAKVAVIIATATQISLQKLYSKQQFSRQLQTIFTGKSTTSDLESFERYGRCNLQSEYRSPIENTIASRISALWQFEAPAFTLTAEENSAFKALEVAQNLLMLGEVDAVVVGAVDLAGSSESVLLRNQLVKINTGAKTLSYDKNANGWIVGEGSGAVVLKLHDAIEQGDRIYAIIDTISLLPQTSSCDSAAVTQVCQRAFQIADIEPKDIGYLEVHGSGVEVEDTAEIAGLLTAYQTIPKLNCAIGSVKSNVGHTYAASEIISLIKTALCLYYRYIPATPQWSSPKNPEWQDIFYVATESRPWFSASDKPRRAAINSISLDGSYAHIILSEETSKTNLTRFYADGNRYLTQMPFYLFAIAADNRSDLMAQLHSLEQNIESCTSLTAAASQTFSTFQKQSNATYALAILGRNKNDLLREIQRALTGIERAFEQGADWQSPVGSYFTANPLGKKGAIAYVYPSAYNSYIGISRNLFRLFPQIYDDTVIKNAYSRVASIERLLYPRSLRKLSKRQLEDIEQQLLNNPIAMLESEMGYAGLMTTIFKNYFQIKPQYSFGYSLGETSMMFSQGVWTDFQKCSNALNSSSLFSSRLAGSKNAVREFWGLPTVEKQDADFWSTYVLMTPVADVQEVIKQEERVYLTQISTPKECIIAGETKACLQVIEKLKCDAFRAPFNHVIHCEAMRSEYPELVRIKTLPVQNIPETVFYSSAQYAPITLESESIAHHIAKCLCQQVDFPRLVNRVYADNVKIFIEVGAGSNCSRWISEILKDQEHLTVSVNRRGVDDHAAILKALAKLVSHRVSLDLSPLYTRSPNNLSSDQLLTSATSTTQQNSLNSSATVTFSPLNEDEQSQVELHTLDTSVNQNIKSEPPTMQVLQQYPTVISVEKAPNQIADNKAIEQLINNHKDTPIPSAKQIVTHELTFPLYQSDSYLKLRDNNHRATQVHTQFLQSRQKALLQMSRLIQLQITYSQLATQNANSSTPANKPVSLSVS, encoded by the coding sequence ATGAAATTGACGCAAAAACAAGCTCCCAAAATAGCGATTACTGGGATGAGTTTGATTGCAGGTTCTTGCCTAGATTTGGATAGTTTTGAACGAACTATTTATGAAGGGAACCAAAATTTTATTGAGTTACCTCAAAACCGTTGGCAAGGTAAAATAGACTTTCTCCAAGAGTATCAAGAGCACAACAAGCAAGCATCTGTAGGAGGTTATCTTCCAGAATCTGTCATAGATTTTCAGCAAAATCAGCAGCTATCGGATGAGATAGAAGAATTGAGTCCTCAAGAACTATTGATGCTCAAAGTAGCGGATAGTGCATTGAAAGATGCTGCAATTAAGGAGGGGGCAAAAGTAGCAGTAATTATTGCTACAGCAACTCAAATTTCGCTACAAAAACTCTATAGTAAACAGCAGTTTTCTCGACAACTACAAACAATTTTCACTGGAAAAAGTACAACTAGCGATCTTGAATCATTTGAGCGTTATGGTCGCTGTAACTTACAAAGTGAATATCGTAGCCCAATAGAAAACACGATCGCCAGTCGAATTTCTGCTTTGTGGCAATTTGAAGCACCAGCATTTACACTGACAGCTGAAGAAAATTCCGCATTTAAAGCACTAGAAGTTGCTCAAAATCTACTGATGCTTGGAGAAGTTGATGCGGTTGTTGTTGGTGCAGTAGATTTAGCTGGTAGTAGTGAAAGTGTGTTATTACGCAATCAGCTAGTCAAGATTAATACAGGCGCGAAAACTTTAAGTTACGACAAAAATGCCAATGGTTGGATCGTTGGCGAAGGTTCAGGGGCGGTTGTTTTAAAGTTACATGATGCAATTGAACAAGGCGATCGCATCTACGCCATCATTGATACCATCAGCTTACTACCACAAACTTCATCGTGCGACTCTGCCGCAGTTACGCAAGTTTGTCAACGTGCTTTTCAAATTGCAGATATTGAACCCAAAGACATTGGCTATCTTGAAGTTCATGGAAGTGGAGTAGAGGTAGAAGATACCGCAGAAATTGCAGGTTTGCTAACAGCATATCAAACCATACCTAAACTAAATTGCGCGATCGGTAGTGTGAAATCTAATGTTGGACACACCTATGCAGCATCTGAAATTATTAGTTTAATTAAAACGGCACTTTGTCTCTACTACCGTTATATTCCTGCTACACCGCAGTGGAGTAGTCCTAAAAACCCCGAATGGCAAGATATATTTTATGTTGCAACAGAATCTCGACCTTGGTTTAGTGCCTCAGACAAGCCAAGACGTGCTGCAATTAATAGTATTTCCCTAGATGGTAGCTACGCTCATATCATTTTATCAGAAGAAACAAGCAAAACTAATCTGACTCGCTTCTACGCAGACGGGAATAGATATTTAACTCAAATGCCATTTTATCTATTTGCGATCGCCGCTGACAATCGTAGCGATTTAATGGCTCAGTTACATAGTCTAGAGCAAAATATTGAGAGTTGTACCTCTTTAACTGCTGCTGCAAGTCAAACTTTTAGCACTTTTCAAAAGCAATCGAATGCAACGTATGCTCTAGCAATTCTGGGACGTAATAAAAATGACTTATTACGAGAAATTCAACGGGCATTGACAGGCATAGAACGTGCCTTTGAGCAAGGAGCAGATTGGCAATCTCCTGTAGGTAGTTATTTTACAGCAAATCCTTTAGGAAAAAAAGGTGCGATCGCTTACGTTTATCCTAGTGCATATAACTCCTACATTGGTATTAGCAGAAACCTGTTTCGCTTATTTCCTCAAATTTACGACGATACTGTCATTAAAAATGCTTATAGCCGTGTTGCTAGTATTGAAAGACTCTTATATCCCCGCAGTTTACGTAAATTATCTAAAAGACAATTAGAAGACATTGAACAGCAATTGCTTAATAACCCCATTGCCATGCTGGAATCAGAAATGGGATATGCGGGGCTGATGACGACAATCTTCAAAAATTACTTTCAAATCAAGCCACAATACAGTTTTGGTTACAGTTTAGGCGAAACTAGCATGATGTTTTCTCAAGGCGTCTGGACTGATTTTCAAAAATGTAGTAATGCTTTGAATTCTTCCTCTTTGTTTAGTAGTCGTCTTGCTGGATCTAAAAATGCAGTTCGTGAATTTTGGGGACTACCAACGGTAGAAAAACAAGACGCCGATTTCTGGAGTACATATGTTTTAATGACTCCTGTCGCTGATGTTCAAGAAGTTATTAAACAAGAAGAGCGAGTTTATTTAACTCAAATTAGTACTCCCAAAGAATGCATTATTGCTGGAGAAACAAAAGCTTGTTTGCAAGTAATTGAAAAGTTGAAGTGCGATGCCTTTCGTGCTCCATTTAATCACGTCATTCACTGTGAGGCAATGCGATCGGAATATCCAGAACTTGTACGAATTAAAACCTTACCAGTGCAAAATATTCCAGAAACCGTCTTTTATTCGTCTGCTCAATATGCACCAATAACTCTGGAGAGTGAATCGATTGCCCACCATATCGCTAAATGTTTGTGCCAACAAGTTGATTTCCCACGATTAGTTAATCGCGTTTATGCAGATAACGTCAAAATCTTTATCGAAGTAGGTGCAGGAAGTAATTGTTCGCGCTGGATTAGCGAAATACTCAAAGATCAAGAACACCTCACAGTATCAGTTAACCGTAGAGGTGTAGACGATCATGCTGCAATTCTTAAAGCACTTGCTAAGCTTGTTAGCCATCGAGTCTCGTTAGATTTGTCGCCACTATATACGCGATCGCCAAATAATTTAAGTAGCGATCAATTGTTGACATCAGCTACTTCAACAACACAACAAAATTCATTAAACTCATCTGCAACTGTTACTTTTTCACCTTTGAATGAAGACGAGCAAAGTCAAGTTGAGTTACATACCTTAGATACTTCAGTTAATCAAAATATCAAATCAGAGCCGCCAACTATGCAAGTATTACAGCAATACCCAACTGTTATTTCAGTAGAAAAAGCTCCTAATCAGATTGCAGACAACAAGGCTATTGAACAGCTAATTAATAATCATAAAGATACGCCAATACCATCGGCAAAACAAATAGTTACACATGAACTCACTTTTCCACTTTATCAGAGCGATAGCTATTTAAAATTAAGAGACAATAATCACCGTGCGACTCAAGTTCATACACAATTCTTACAGTCGCGCCAAAAGGCTTTGCTACAGATGAGTAGACTCATTCAGTTACAAATAACCTACTCGCAATTAGCAACTCAAAATGCGAATTCAAGTACTCCAGCTAATAAACCAGTTAGTTTATCTGTTTCTTAA
- a CDS encoding PfaD family polyunsaturated fatty acid/polyketide biosynthesis protein has product MVSVNPAVNKSDRLKFVGTSTQAWYGSLNSVAFDEAGIKAKLLNLAQPCYVVRSNNQIGVTNEGYTYTANNGNKQAELLAATPPLSTKQLGDASFLDFHQVKYAYATGAMAHGIASEELAIALGKAKILSSFGAGGLSPARVESAINRIQQALPHGPYAFNLLHSPSEPAIERRAVDLYLKYGVTTVEASAFLDLTPNVVYYRAAGLGLDSHNQITIKNKLIVKLSRKEIAIKFLQPAPTKILKELVAQNLITELQATLAEKIPVADDITVEADSGGHTDNRPLVCLLPSILELRDEIQEKYHYQQPVRVGVAGGISTPQSALAAFMMGAAYVVTGSVNQSCVEAGTSQHTKELLAQAEMPDVMMAPAADMFEMGVKLQVLKRGTLFPVRAQKLYELYKNYDSIDDIPAVERDKLEKQIFRRSLDAVWQDTVAYVSTRNPDKVRKAANNPKLKMSLIFRWYLGLSSRWSNSGEKGREIDYQIWCGPAMGSFNDWVKGSYLSEPSNRKVVDVADHIMLGAAYLYRIQNLKMQGLQLSNFSNQYQPFPL; this is encoded by the coding sequence GTGGTTAGCGTAAATCCAGCCGTAAATAAGAGCGATCGCCTTAAATTCGTAGGTACATCAACTCAAGCCTGGTACGGTTCATTAAATTCAGTTGCGTTTGATGAAGCAGGAATCAAAGCTAAACTTTTGAATTTAGCTCAACCTTGCTATGTTGTGCGCTCGAATAATCAAATTGGCGTTACTAATGAAGGTTACACTTACACAGCCAATAATGGTAATAAACAAGCAGAACTATTAGCTGCGACTCCTCCTTTATCAACCAAACAACTAGGTGATGCGAGTTTCTTAGACTTTCATCAGGTAAAATACGCCTACGCTACAGGTGCAATGGCACATGGAATCGCTTCGGAAGAACTAGCGATCGCCTTGGGAAAAGCAAAAATATTAAGTTCCTTTGGTGCAGGAGGCTTGTCTCCAGCGCGTGTAGAATCTGCCATTAATCGCATTCAGCAAGCATTACCTCACGGACCTTACGCTTTTAATTTACTGCATAGCCCTAGCGAACCTGCAATCGAACGACGCGCCGTCGATTTGTATCTTAAATACGGCGTCACAACAGTAGAAGCTTCAGCTTTTCTTGACTTAACTCCCAATGTTGTTTACTATCGCGCTGCTGGATTAGGTCTTGACTCTCACAATCAAATTACAATTAAGAATAAATTAATTGTCAAACTTTCGCGCAAAGAAATAGCGATAAAATTTCTTCAACCTGCTCCTACAAAAATTCTTAAAGAATTAGTTGCCCAAAATCTCATTACTGAATTACAAGCTACTTTAGCAGAAAAAATTCCTGTTGCTGATGATATTACTGTAGAGGCTGATTCTGGCGGTCATACTGATAATCGACCTCTCGTTTGTCTACTACCATCAATTTTAGAATTACGCGATGAAATTCAAGAAAAATATCATTATCAACAACCTGTTCGAGTAGGTGTTGCTGGTGGAATTTCTACACCTCAATCTGCACTTGCTGCTTTTATGATGGGTGCTGCTTATGTTGTTACGGGTTCTGTAAATCAATCGTGTGTAGAAGCTGGAACTTCACAACACACAAAAGAGTTACTAGCACAAGCAGAAATGCCAGATGTCATGATGGCTCCTGCAGCAGATATGTTTGAAATGGGTGTAAAACTGCAAGTTTTAAAAAGAGGCACACTATTTCCTGTACGCGCCCAAAAATTATATGAACTCTATAAAAATTACGATTCAATTGATGATATCCCTGCAGTAGAAAGAGACAAACTAGAAAAGCAAATCTTTCGCAGAAGTTTAGACGCAGTTTGGCAAGATACTGTTGCCTATGTATCGACAAGAAATCCAGACAAAGTTCGTAAGGCAGCGAACAATCCTAAATTAAAAATGTCGTTGATTTTCCGTTGGTATTTAGGATTATCTTCGCGTTGGTCTAATTCTGGCGAAAAAGGTCGAGAAATTGATTATCAAATCTGGTGTGGACCTGCAATGGGGAGTTTTAACGATTGGGTTAAAGGCTCTTATTTGAGTGAACCAAGTAATCGTAAAGTTGTTGATGTTGCTGACCACATTATGCTCGGAGCAGCATATTTATACCGTATCCAAAACTTAAAAATGCAAGGCTTGCAATTATCAAATTTCTCTAATCAGTATCAGCCATTTCCACTTTAA
- a CDS encoding acyl carrier protein, protein MSQSQSKTVKLYTPEEIQAWLVARISEQLGIAPDEIDIREPLDSYGLDSAKAMLMASQAEKLLGFQLSPILLWHYPTIEALSQRLAEESEDSESEIFEI, encoded by the coding sequence ATGAGCCAATCGCAATCAAAAACTGTCAAACTATATACTCCAGAAGAAATACAAGCTTGGCTAGTTGCGCGTATTTCAGAACAATTAGGAATCGCACCTGACGAAATAGATATTCGAGAACCGTTAGATAGCTATGGTTTAGATTCAGCTAAAGCTATGCTGATGGCAAGTCAAGCAGAAAAGCTATTGGGATTTCAGTTGTCACCTATATTACTCTGGCATTATCCAACAATAGAGGCACTTTCTCAACGACTGGCAGAAGAATCAGAAGATTCTGAATCCGAGATTTTCGAGATTTAA
- a CDS encoding SDR family NAD(P)-dependent oxidoreductase, producing MIQSIAGKTVVLTGASGGIGLYIARALAKEQATVVSISRSIQRLETVDAEVKALGSKSIIIPFDLTNLQELPVLGQQINQLAGSVDILINNAAVETCQAFKNSSLADNQSMLLTNLQAPIELTRLLLPNMIRQGIGHIVNIASLAGKKGTPYNSIYSASKAGLIMWSDAIRQELSGTQVGVSMICPGYVSAGMFLRTTVPVPKFAGISTPSEVAIATIKAIQHNKAEVIVGSSFSRILYAVEQLSPEFADAIYRWMGVAKLNQKRAENQRHTEKLV from the coding sequence ATGATACAGTCCATTGCAGGAAAAACAGTTGTTTTGACGGGTGCCTCTGGTGGTATTGGTTTATACATTGCTCGCGCGTTAGCAAAAGAACAAGCAACTGTAGTCAGTATTTCACGTTCAATTCAAAGACTAGAAACAGTCGATGCTGAAGTTAAAGCTTTAGGCAGTAAAAGCATAATTATTCCCTTTGATCTCACTAATTTACAAGAGTTACCTGTATTAGGACAGCAAATCAATCAGCTTGCAGGTTCAGTCGATATTTTAATTAACAACGCAGCTGTAGAAACATGCCAGGCGTTTAAAAATTCCTCTTTAGCAGACAATCAATCAATGTTGTTAACTAATCTACAAGCACCAATCGAGTTAACTCGTTTACTGTTACCAAATATGATACGGCAAGGCATCGGTCACATTGTGAATATTGCATCTTTAGCTGGTAAAAAAGGAACTCCCTACAACAGTATTTACTCAGCTAGTAAGGCAGGTTTAATTATGTGGTCAGATGCCATACGACAAGAATTATCTGGTACTCAAGTAGGTGTTTCAATGATTTGCCCAGGATACGTTTCAGCAGGAATGTTCTTAAGAACAACAGTTCCTGTACCAAAATTTGCTGGTATTTCTACACCATCTGAGGTAGCAATAGCAACTATTAAAGCTATTCAACATAATAAAGCAGAAGTAATTGTAGGCAGCAGCTTTTCTAGGATTTTGTATGCAGTAGAACAACTTTCTCCAGAATTTGCAGACGCTATTTATCGTTGGATGGGTGTAGCAAAGTTAAATCAAAAGCGTGCCGAAAATCAACGACATACTGAAAAGCTTGTTTGA
- a CDS encoding GMC family oxidoreductase: protein MVDNRYDIIIIGTGAGGGTLANRLVPSGKNILLLERGTFLPQEKANWDAKQVLQNERYRTSEVWYDKNGKAMRPGTSYYVGGNTKVYGGALLRFREKDFEEVTHKGGISPEWPLKYRDFAPYYDQAEKLYEVHGKRGLDPTEPPTNEEYPFPAVSHESLVQDIHDALKDRGLHPFHLPLGIKLNEVNPFLSSCIRCDTCDGFPCFINAKADADVNAVRPVMAYQNLTLLTEAKVLRLHTSASGREVTQVETEISGKHLLFSADIVVVACGAINSALLLLKSANDKHPNGLANSSHLVGCNYMTHHNGAIIALTTKSNPTIFQKTLAVHDFYWGDKDFVYPMGAVQLLGNVNGERLAAHGPPFVPSFLFDIVAKHSLAWWLMTEDLPTINNQVFIKNNKVFLHYKNNNIEAFNRLLYRWTEELKIIFKKYAFSPFSFYLRNQIALREVGHQCGTCCFGLDPKKSVLDLNCRTHDVSNLYVVDSSFFPSSAALNPSLTIMANALRVGEHLLEILK from the coding sequence ATGGTTGATAACCGTTACGATATTATTATTATTGGCACGGGTGCTGGTGGCGGAACATTAGCAAATCGATTAGTGCCAAGTGGTAAAAATATTTTGCTACTAGAACGAGGTACTTTTCTTCCACAAGAAAAGGCTAATTGGGATGCTAAACAAGTTCTCCAAAACGAACGATATCGTACTTCTGAAGTTTGGTATGATAAAAATGGCAAAGCCATGCGTCCAGGAACTAGCTATTATGTTGGTGGAAATACAAAAGTATATGGTGGTGCTTTATTACGATTTCGAGAAAAAGACTTTGAAGAAGTCACTCATAAAGGCGGTATTTCTCCAGAATGGCCACTAAAATATCGTGACTTTGCACCCTATTACGACCAAGCAGAAAAACTTTATGAAGTGCATGGTAAAAGAGGGCTAGATCCTACAGAACCACCAACAAACGAAGAATATCCTTTTCCAGCAGTTAGCCACGAATCACTTGTCCAAGATATTCACGATGCATTAAAAGATAGAGGATTACACCCGTTTCACTTACCTCTTGGTATTAAACTTAATGAAGTTAACCCGTTTTTGAGTTCTTGTATTCGCTGCGATACTTGTGATGGCTTTCCTTGCTTTATTAATGCCAAAGCTGATGCTGATGTTAATGCTGTCCGTCCAGTAATGGCTTATCAAAATCTAACTTTACTTACCGAAGCAAAAGTTTTACGGCTACATACTAGTGCGTCTGGGCGTGAAGTCACTCAGGTAGAAACAGAAATTTCGGGTAAGCATCTCCTATTTTCTGCTGATATTGTTGTTGTGGCTTGTGGTGCTATTAACTCAGCACTCTTATTACTTAAATCTGCTAACGACAAACATCCAAACGGATTAGCAAATAGTTCTCATCTAGTGGGATGTAATTATATGACACATCATAATGGGGCAATTATTGCTTTAACAACAAAATCCAATCCAACAATTTTTCAAAAAACATTAGCTGTCCATGATTTTTACTGGGGTGACAAAGATTTTGTTTATCCTATGGGTGCTGTGCAGTTACTTGGCAATGTAAATGGAGAACGACTTGCTGCTCATGGACCGCCTTTTGTACCTAGCTTTTTATTCGATATTGTAGCAAAACATTCTTTAGCTTGGTGGTTAATGACTGAAGATCTCCCAACTATAAATAACCAGGTATTTATTAAAAACAATAAGGTCTTTCTTCATTATAAAAATAACAACATTGAAGCGTTTAACCGTTTATTATACCGCTGGACTGAAGAGCTAAAGATTATTTTTAAGAAATATGCTTTCTCTCCATTTTCTTTTTATCTTAGAAATCAAATTGCTTTAAGAGAGGTTGGGCATCAATGCGGTACATGCTGCTTTGGCTTAGATCCCAAAAAATCGGTACTCGACCTTAATTGTCGCACTCATGATGTTAGCAATTTATATGTTGTTGATAGCAGTTTTTTCCCTTCTAGTGCTGCTTTAAATCCATCATTGACGATTATGGCAAACGCTCTACGTGTAGGAGAGCATTTATTAGAAATATTGAAATAA